In Streptomyces chartreusis, the following proteins share a genomic window:
- a CDS encoding DUF3097 domain-containing protein, which translates to MRQYSPDLTPPWKKPKPVPEVPAEPGLVVEEPGTGFCGAVIRCEAGTVTLEDRFGKHRVFPLEPRGFLLEGKVVTLVRPSGTAPARPTRTASGSVAVPGARARVARAGRIYVEGRHDAELVEKVWGDDLRIEGVVVEYLEGVDDLPSIVAEFAPGPDARLGVLVDHLVPGTKEWRIAESVTSEHALVVGHPYIDIWEAVKPSALGIEAWPRIPHGQDWKTGVCRALGWPSDNIGAVWQAILKRVGSYKDLEPELLGRVEELIDFVTTPA; encoded by the coding sequence ATGCGCCAGTACTCCCCGGACCTGACCCCGCCCTGGAAGAAGCCCAAGCCCGTCCCCGAGGTACCGGCGGAGCCCGGCCTGGTGGTGGAGGAGCCCGGCACGGGGTTCTGCGGCGCGGTGATCCGCTGCGAGGCGGGCACGGTGACCCTGGAGGACCGCTTCGGCAAGCACCGGGTGTTCCCGCTGGAGCCGCGCGGATTCCTGCTGGAGGGCAAGGTCGTCACGCTGGTCCGCCCGTCGGGTACGGCTCCGGCCCGCCCGACCCGTACCGCCTCCGGTTCGGTCGCCGTCCCCGGCGCTCGTGCCCGCGTGGCCCGCGCCGGCCGCATCTACGTGGAGGGCCGGCACGACGCCGAGCTGGTCGAGAAGGTGTGGGGCGACGACCTGCGCATCGAGGGCGTGGTCGTGGAGTACCTGGAGGGCGTCGACGACCTGCCGTCGATCGTGGCCGAATTCGCACCCGGTCCGGACGCGCGCCTCGGCGTCCTCGTGGACCATCTGGTCCCCGGGACGAAGGAGTGGCGCATCGCCGAGTCGGTGACGAGCGAGCACGCCCTGGTGGTGGGCCACCCGTACATCGACATCTGGGAGGCCGTGAAGCCGTCGGCCCTCGGCATCGAGGCATGGCCCCGCATCCCGCACGGCCAGGACTGGAAGACCGGGGTGTGCCGTGCCTTGGGCTGGCCGTCGGACAACATCGGGGCGGTGTGGCAGGCGATCCTCAAGCGGGTGGGTTCCTACAAGGACCTGGAGCCGGAGCTGCTGGGCCGGGTGGAGGAACTGATCGACTTCGTCACGACACCGGCGTAG
- a CDS encoding MBL fold metallo-hydrolase produces MTVTWEELGWERLASGVGRCRLPGWDCTAGLVVGDGTALLVDAGSSLAEGVRLRTQAQWLAGHRVTHLALTHPHFDHVFGAAAFAGAEVYGPVGMDTVLEGRQAREELRGDAVRNGLDPAAAEEAVDALIRPRHQVSGEWTLDLGGGRRVLLANVGPAHTAHDLVVLVPGDVSGDREVVFCGDLVEESGEPQAGSDAVPSHWPAALDRLLSLGGEDALYVPGHGAVVDAEFVRRQRDELASEFGVSQ; encoded by the coding sequence ATGACGGTGACTTGGGAAGAGCTGGGATGGGAGCGGCTGGCGTCCGGGGTGGGCCGGTGCCGGCTTCCGGGCTGGGACTGCACGGCGGGGCTGGTCGTGGGGGACGGCACCGCGCTGCTCGTCGACGCCGGGTCGAGCCTGGCGGAGGGCGTTCGGTTGCGTACGCAGGCGCAGTGGCTCGCCGGTCACCGTGTGACTCATCTCGCGCTGACGCATCCCCACTTCGACCATGTCTTCGGGGCGGCGGCGTTCGCGGGCGCGGAGGTCTACGGCCCGGTCGGCATGGACACGGTGCTGGAGGGCCGGCAGGCGCGCGAGGAGCTGCGGGGCGACGCGGTGCGCAACGGTCTGGATCCGGCCGCGGCGGAGGAGGCGGTGGACGCGCTGATCCGGCCCCGTCACCAGGTCAGCGGCGAGTGGACGCTCGACCTGGGCGGCGGCCGCCGGGTCCTGCTGGCGAACGTGGGCCCCGCGCACACCGCGCACGACCTGGTGGTGCTCGTGCCGGGTGACGTCTCGGGCGACCGGGAGGTGGTCTTCTGCGGAGATCTGGTGGAGGAGTCGGGCGAGCCCCAGGCCGGGTCCGACGCGGTGCCCTCGCACTGGCCTGCCGCGCTGGACCGGCTGCTGTCCCTGGGCGGCGAGGACGCGCTGTACGTACCCGGTCACGGAGCGGTGGTGGACGCGGAGTTCGTACGGCGCCAGCGCGACGAGCTCGCGTCGGAATTCGGCGTGTCGCAGTGA
- the hrcA gene encoding heat-inducible transcriptional repressor HrcA produces the protein MLSERRLQVLRAIVQDYVGTEEPVGSKALTERHNLGVSPATVRNDMAALEDEGFIAQPHTSAGRIPTDKGYRLFVDKLAGVKPMTPPERRAIQNFLDGAVDLDDVVARTVRLLAQLTRQVAVVQYPSLTRSTVRHVELLSLAPARVMLVLITDTGRVEQRMIDCPAPFGEASLADLRARLNSKVAGRRFTDVPRLVEDLPEAFDIEDRGTVSTVLSTLLETLVEENEERLMIGGTANLTRFGHDFPLTIRPVLEALEEQVVLLKLLGEAGDSGMTVRIGHENAYEGLNSTSVVSVGYGSGGEAVAKLGVVGPTRMDYPGTMGAVRAVARYVGQILAES, from the coding sequence ATGCTGAGTGAACGCAGGCTCCAGGTGCTGCGCGCCATCGTCCAGGACTACGTCGGGACGGAGGAGCCGGTCGGCTCCAAGGCGCTCACCGAGCGGCACAACCTCGGCGTCTCCCCGGCGACCGTCCGCAACGACATGGCGGCGCTGGAGGACGAGGGCTTCATCGCCCAGCCGCACACCAGCGCCGGGCGCATCCCCACCGACAAGGGCTACCGGCTGTTCGTCGACAAGCTCGCCGGCGTCAAGCCGATGACCCCGCCCGAGCGGCGCGCCATCCAGAACTTCCTCGACGGCGCGGTCGACCTCGACGACGTCGTGGCCCGCACGGTACGGCTGCTCGCGCAGCTCACCCGGCAGGTCGCCGTCGTGCAGTACCCGTCGCTGACCCGGTCCACCGTCCGGCACGTCGAGCTGCTCTCGCTCGCGCCCGCGCGGGTGATGCTCGTGCTGATCACGGACACCGGCCGGGTCGAGCAGCGGATGATCGACTGCCCGGCGCCCTTCGGCGAGGCCTCGCTCGCGGACCTGCGGGCACGGCTGAACAGCAAGGTCGCGGGGCGGCGCTTCACCGATGTGCCAAGGCTCGTCGAGGACCTCCCCGAGGCCTTCGACATCGAGGACCGCGGCACCGTCTCGACCGTGCTCTCCACCCTCCTGGAGACACTCGTCGAGGAGAACGAGGAGCGGCTGATGATCGGCGGTACCGCCAATCTCACCCGCTTCGGGCATGACTTCCCCCTCACCATCCGGCCGGTCCTGGAAGCCCTGGAGGAGCAGGTCGTCCTCCTCAAGTTGCTTGGCGAGGCCGGGGATTCGGGCATGACCGTGCGGATCGGGCACGAGAACGCCTATGAGGGACTCAACTCCACTTCCGTGGTCTCGGTGGGCTACGGTTCGGGCGGCGAGGCAGTCGCCAAGCTCGGCGTGGTCGGACCGACCCGCATGGATTACCCGGGAACGATGGGAGCGGTACGCGCAGTGGCACGTTACGTCGGACAGATCCTGGCGGAGTCGTAA
- the dnaJ gene encoding molecular chaperone DnaJ, producing MATDYYAVLGVRRDASQEEIKKAFRRLARELHPDVNPDPKTQERFKEINAAYEVLSDPQKKQVYDLGGDPLSQAGGAGAGGFGAGGFGNFSDIMDAFFGTASQRGPRSRTRRGQDAMIRLEVELDEAAFGTTKDIQVDTAVVCNTCNGEGAAPGTSAQTCDMCRGRGEVSQVTRSFLGQVMTSRPCPQCQGFGTVVPTPCPECAGDGRVRSRRTLTVKIPAGVDNGTRIQLAGEGEVGPGGGPAGDLYVEIHELPHSTFQRRGDDLHCTVTIPMTAACLGTKVPLETLDGMEEVDIRPGTQSGQSIPLHGRGVTHLRGGGRGDLIVHVEVQTPTKLDPEQERLLRELAKLRGEERPQGQFQPGQQGLFSRLKDAFNGR from the coding sequence GTGGCCACGGACTACTACGCCGTGCTCGGCGTGCGTCGCGACGCGTCGCAGGAAGAGATCAAGAAGGCCTTCCGGCGGCTCGCTCGCGAGCTGCACCCGGACGTCAACCCGGATCCGAAGACCCAGGAGCGGTTCAAGGAGATCAACGCCGCTTACGAGGTGCTGTCGGACCCGCAGAAGAAGCAGGTCTACGACCTCGGCGGCGACCCGCTGTCCCAGGCGGGCGGCGCGGGCGCGGGCGGCTTCGGCGCCGGTGGCTTCGGCAACTTCTCGGACATCATGGACGCCTTCTTCGGTACGGCGTCCCAGCGCGGTCCGCGCTCGCGCACCCGGCGCGGCCAGGACGCGATGATCCGGCTGGAGGTCGAGCTCGACGAGGCGGCCTTCGGCACGACGAAGGACATCCAGGTCGACACGGCCGTCGTCTGCAACACCTGTAACGGTGAAGGGGCCGCACCCGGCACCTCCGCCCAGACGTGTGACATGTGCCGCGGCCGCGGTGAGGTGTCGCAGGTGACGCGGTCCTTCCTGGGCCAGGTCATGACATCGCGGCCCTGCCCGCAGTGCCAGGGCTTCGGCACCGTCGTCCCGACGCCGTGCCCCGAGTGCGCCGGCGACGGCCGCGTGCGGTCCCGGCGGACCCTGACGGTCAAGATCCCGGCCGGTGTCGACAACGGCACCCGGATCCAGCTCGCCGGCGAGGGCGAGGTCGGGCCCGGCGGCGGTCCCGCCGGTGACCTGTACGTCGAGATCCATGAACTCCCGCACTCGACGTTCCAGCGGCGCGGCGACGACCTGCACTGCACGGTGACGATCCCGATGACGGCGGCGTGCCTCGGCACGAAGGTGCCGCTGGAGACGCTGGACGGCATGGAGGAGGTCGACATCCGGCCCGGCACCCAGTCCGGCCAGTCGATCCCGCTGCACGGCCGCGGTGTCACGCATCTGCGGGGCGGCGGCCGAGGCGACCTCATCGTGCACGTCGAGGTCCAGACCCCGACCAAGCTGGACCCCGAACAGGAACGCCTCCTGCGCGAACTGGCCAAGCTCCGCGGCGAGGAACGCCCCCAGGGACAGTTCCAACCCGGTCAGCAGGGGTTGTTCTCGCGGCTGAAGGACGCCTTCAACGGTCGCTGA
- a CDS encoding nitronate monooxygenase, translating to MSSALTDLFPHPIVQAPMAGGVSVPHLAAAVSEAGGLGFLAAGYKTADGMYQEIKQLRGLTQRPFGVNLFMPQPEYADAAAVDVYRHQLAGEAAWYEVELGDPDSGRDDGYDAKLAVLLDNPVPVVSFHFGVPSAEVLESLRRAGTVTLVTATTPDEALAVQRAGADAVIVQGVEAGGHQGTHRDHPETDGTGIGLLSLVAQVRETVSLPLVAAGGIMRGSQIAAVLAAGASAAQLGTAFLITPESGANALHKQALTNPLFVRTELTRAFSGRPARGLVNRFLREHGPYAPAAYPEVHHLTSPLRKKAAASGDPQGMALWAGQGHRMARELAAGRLVEVLVAELDAASTALSGFPKGGATG from the coding sequence ATGTCCTCCGCGCTGACCGATCTTTTCCCCCATCCGATCGTGCAGGCCCCCATGGCGGGCGGCGTCTCCGTGCCGCACCTCGCTGCCGCCGTGTCCGAGGCCGGTGGGCTGGGGTTTCTCGCCGCCGGGTACAAAACCGCCGACGGGATGTACCAGGAGATCAAGCAGCTGCGGGGACTGACCCAGCGCCCCTTCGGCGTCAACCTGTTCATGCCGCAGCCCGAGTACGCCGACGCGGCCGCCGTGGACGTCTACCGCCATCAGCTCGCCGGTGAGGCCGCCTGGTACGAGGTCGAGCTGGGGGACCCGGACAGCGGCCGCGACGACGGCTACGACGCCAAGCTCGCCGTGCTCCTCGACAACCCGGTACCGGTCGTCTCCTTCCACTTCGGCGTGCCCAGCGCCGAGGTGCTGGAGTCCCTGCGCCGCGCCGGCACCGTCACCCTCGTCACCGCCACCACCCCGGACGAGGCACTCGCCGTGCAGCGGGCCGGCGCCGACGCCGTGATCGTGCAGGGCGTCGAGGCCGGCGGGCACCAGGGCACCCACCGCGACCACCCCGAGACCGACGGCACCGGCATAGGGCTGCTCTCGCTCGTCGCGCAGGTCCGCGAGACCGTGAGCCTGCCGCTGGTCGCCGCCGGCGGCATCATGCGCGGCAGCCAGATCGCCGCCGTCCTCGCGGCCGGCGCCAGCGCCGCCCAGCTCGGCACCGCCTTCCTGATCACCCCGGAGTCAGGCGCCAACGCCCTGCACAAGCAGGCGCTGACCAACCCCCTGTTCGTCCGCACCGAGCTGACGCGCGCGTTCTCCGGACGCCCCGCGCGCGGCCTCGTCAACCGCTTCCTGCGCGAGCACGGCCCGTACGCTCCCGCCGCCTACCCCGAGGTCCACCACCTCACCTCGCCGCTGCGCAAGAAGGCCGCCGCGTCCGGCGACCCGCAGGGCATGGCGCTGTGGGCGGGGCAGGGCCACCGCATGGCCCGCGAACTCGCCGCCGGGCGGCTGGTGGAGGTCCTGGTCGCGGAATTGGACGCGGCGTCGACAGCGTTGTCGGGCTTCCCGAAGGGCGGTGCGACCGGATGA
- a CDS encoding 16S rRNA (uracil(1498)-N(3))-methyltransferase: protein MTAPVFVVESLERAGGAEFVLDGPEGRHAVSVKRLRAGEDVVLTDGHGRWAEGVVKAAEGKDRLVLELGAVAEEAPERPRITVVQALPKGDRGELAVETMTETGVDAIVPWAAARCITQWKGERGAKALGKWRATAREAGKQSRRVRFPEVADAATTKQVAALLAAADFAAVLHEDRDYGSEALASADLPAEGEIVLVVGPEGGVSPEELALFEEAGAKAYRLGRTVLRTSTAGTAATALLLGRTGRWS, encoded by the coding sequence ATGACCGCGCCGGTGTTCGTCGTCGAGTCGCTGGAGCGGGCCGGTGGCGCCGAGTTCGTGCTCGACGGGCCCGAGGGCCGGCACGCCGTCTCGGTGAAGCGGCTGCGGGCCGGCGAGGACGTCGTCCTCACCGACGGGCACGGCCGCTGGGCCGAGGGCGTCGTCAAGGCGGCCGAGGGCAAGGACCGGCTGGTGCTGGAGCTCGGTGCCGTGGCCGAGGAGGCCCCCGAGCGGCCCCGGATCACCGTCGTGCAGGCCCTGCCCAAGGGCGACCGCGGTGAACTCGCCGTCGAGACCATGACCGAGACCGGCGTCGACGCGATCGTGCCGTGGGCGGCCGCCCGGTGCATCACGCAGTGGAAGGGCGAGCGGGGCGCGAAGGCGCTCGGCAAATGGCGGGCCACCGCCCGCGAGGCCGGCAAGCAGTCCCGCCGGGTGCGCTTCCCCGAGGTCGCGGACGCGGCGACGACCAAGCAGGTCGCGGCGCTGCTCGCGGCCGCCGACTTCGCCGCCGTACTGCACGAGGACCGCGACTACGGCAGCGAGGCCCTCGCGAGTGCCGACCTGCCGGCCGAGGGCGAGATCGTGCTCGTCGTCGGGCCGGAGGGCGGGGTGTCGCCCGAGGAACTGGCCCTCTTCGAGGAGGCCGGGGCGAAGGCGTACCGTCTGGGCCGTACCGTCCTGCGCACCTCCACCGCCGGAACCGCGGCGACGGCACTGCTCCTCGGCCGCACCGGCCGCTGGTCCTGA
- a CDS encoding VOC family protein encodes MELAQVRLLVTDFAACYRFYADVLGLKPQSGATDGPYEKFSPATGSAGIALQDRVMMAETLGELGDDAAGHRSMVVLRVDDLDTYCAQITARGATLMHGPAPMTDRMRVVHLKDPEGNLVELQEWLLLRG; translated from the coding sequence GTGGAACTCGCCCAAGTACGGCTGCTGGTCACCGACTTCGCCGCCTGCTACCGCTTCTACGCCGACGTCCTCGGCCTCAAGCCGCAGTCCGGGGCGACGGACGGGCCGTACGAGAAGTTCAGCCCCGCCACCGGCTCGGCGGGGATCGCCCTCCAGGACCGGGTCATGATGGCCGAGACCCTGGGCGAACTCGGCGACGACGCCGCCGGCCATCGCTCCATGGTCGTCCTGCGCGTGGACGACCTGGACACCTACTGCGCCCAGATCACCGCCCGCGGCGCGACCCTCATGCACGGCCCCGCCCCGATGACCGACCGCATGCGGGTCGTCCACCTCAAGGACCCGGAGGGGAACCTGGTGGAACTCCAGGAGTGGCTGCTGCTGCGCGGCTGA
- a CDS encoding S41 family peptidase yields MTTSASLPPAAHPSSAYLRYPHLRGDLVAFTAEDDVWIAPLDGGRAWRVSADNVPVSRPRISPDGTTVAWTSTRDGAPEVHIAPVDGGPSRRLTHWGSWQTRVRGWTPDGRVLAISTQGQAGSRRTWAHTVPLDGGPATTLPYGPVGDVVHGPHLVLASAPMGLEAARWKRYRGGTAGKLWIDREGGGDFVRLHEELDGNLEDPVWVGDRIAFLSDHEGVGALYSSLADGSDLRGHTAVDGFYARHAASDGTRVVYVSAGELMLLDDLDGAEPRRLDIRLGGQRTDRQPYPLNAARSFGEAAPDHTARGSAVCVRGNVHWVTHRSGPARALAAEPGVRARLPRTFRADGEEWVVWVTDAEGDDALEFAPATGLAPGATPRRLAAGQLGRVLELAMAPDGSRAAVAAHDGRVLFVERESGEVREVDRSVDGDVSGLVFSPDSAWLAWSHPGPRPLAQLKLANTTDLSVSEATPLRFQDYAPAFTQDGKHLVFLSTRAFDPVYDEHVFDLAFVVGSRPHLITLAATTPSPFGPQRHGRPFDAPDKEETPDSEGTPATRIDLEGLADRIVPFPVEAARYTHLRTAKDGVLWLRHPVQGALGASRATPDDPEPKTELERYDLLQRRVEHLADDADDFEVSGDGKRVLLWTDSRLKVVPSDRRASGDEDSDSNITVDLTRVRQRIDPAAEWRQMFDEAGRIMRDHFWRPDMSGVDWPGVLDRYRPLLDRVATHDDLIDLLWEVQGELGTSHAYVASRGGYGGGARQGLLGADISRHEEGSWRIDRILPSETSDPDARAPLAAPGVAVRAGDAIVAVAGVPVDPVTGPGPLLVGTAGKAVELTISPAGGGDVRHAVVVPVADEQPLRYHAWVADRRAYVHEKSGGRLGYLHVPDMQAPGWAQIHRDLRIEVAREGLVVDVRENGGGHTSQLVVEKLARRIVGWELPRGMRPYSYPQDAPRGPVVAVADEFSGSDGDIVNAAIKALGLGPVVGTRTWGGVIGIDSRYRLVDGTLITQPKYAIWLEGYGWDVENHGVDPDVEVFQRPQDWAAGRDAQLDEAIRLALEGLEERPAKTPPSLPT; encoded by the coding sequence GTGACGACCTCGGCCTCCCTCCCGCCGGCCGCACATCCCTCGTCCGCGTATCTGCGGTATCCGCATCTGCGCGGCGACCTGGTCGCCTTCACCGCCGAGGACGACGTGTGGATCGCCCCCCTCGACGGCGGCCGCGCCTGGCGGGTCAGCGCCGACAACGTGCCGGTCTCCCGGCCGCGCATCTCGCCCGACGGCACGACCGTCGCGTGGACCTCCACCCGTGACGGCGCTCCCGAGGTGCACATCGCGCCGGTCGACGGCGGCCCCTCCAGGCGCCTTACGCACTGGGGCAGTTGGCAGACCCGGGTGCGCGGCTGGACCCCGGACGGCCGGGTCCTCGCGATCAGCACCCAGGGCCAGGCCGGCAGCCGCCGCACCTGGGCCCACACGGTCCCGCTCGACGGCGGCCCCGCGACCACCCTGCCGTACGGCCCCGTCGGCGACGTCGTGCACGGGCCGCACCTGGTGCTCGCCTCCGCGCCGATGGGTCTGGAGGCCGCCCGCTGGAAGCGCTACCGCGGCGGCACGGCGGGCAAGCTGTGGATCGACCGGGAGGGCGGGGGCGACTTCGTACGGCTGCACGAGGAGCTGGACGGGAACCTCGAGGACCCCGTGTGGGTGGGGGACCGGATCGCCTTCCTCTCCGACCACGAGGGCGTCGGGGCCCTGTACTCCTCCCTCGCCGACGGCTCCGATCTGCGCGGGCACACAGCTGTCGACGGGTTCTACGCCCGGCACGCCGCGAGCGACGGCACCCGGGTCGTGTACGTGTCCGCCGGTGAACTCATGCTGCTGGACGACCTCGACGGCGCCGAGCCGCGCCGGCTGGACATCCGGCTCGGCGGGCAGCGCACCGACCGGCAGCCGTACCCGCTGAACGCCGCCCGCTCCTTCGGGGAGGCCGCCCCCGACCACACCGCGCGCGGCAGCGCCGTCTGCGTCCGGGGCAACGTGCACTGGGTCACCCACCGTTCCGGCCCCGCCCGCGCACTGGCCGCCGAGCCCGGCGTACGGGCGCGGCTGCCCCGCACCTTCCGCGCGGACGGCGAGGAGTGGGTGGTGTGGGTGACGGACGCCGAGGGCGACGACGCGCTGGAGTTCGCCCCGGCGACCGGGCTCGCGCCCGGGGCCACCCCGCGCAGACTGGCCGCCGGACAGCTCGGGCGGGTGCTGGAGCTGGCCATGGCGCCCGACGGGAGCCGGGCGGCGGTCGCCGCGCACGACGGCCGGGTGCTGTTCGTCGAGCGGGAGAGCGGCGAGGTCCGCGAGGTCGACCGCAGCGTGGACGGCGACGTGTCGGGGCTGGTGTTCTCGCCCGACTCGGCCTGGCTCGCCTGGTCGCACCCCGGCCCGCGCCCGCTCGCCCAGCTCAAGCTCGCCAACACCACCGACCTGTCGGTCTCCGAGGCGACCCCGCTGCGATTCCAGGACTACGCGCCCGCGTTCACGCAGGACGGCAAGCACCTGGTGTTCCTGTCGACGCGCGCCTTCGACCCGGTCTACGACGAGCACGTCTTCGACCTGGCCTTCGTCGTCGGCTCCCGCCCGCACCTGATCACGCTGGCGGCCACGACCCCGTCCCCCTTCGGCCCGCAGCGGCACGGCCGTCCCTTCGACGCGCCGGACAAGGAGGAGACACCCGACAGCGAGGGCACCCCCGCCACCCGCATCGACCTCGAAGGGCTCGCCGACCGGATCGTGCCGTTCCCCGTCGAGGCCGCCCGCTACACGCACCTGCGGACCGCCAAGGACGGTGTGCTGTGGCTGCGCCACCCGGTGCAGGGCGCGCTCGGCGCCTCCCGGGCCACGCCCGACGACCCCGAGCCCAAGACCGAGCTGGAGCGCTACGACCTCCTGCAGCGGCGCGTCGAGCATCTCGCCGACGACGCCGACGACTTCGAGGTCAGCGGCGACGGCAAGCGGGTCCTGCTGTGGACCGACAGCAGGCTCAAGGTCGTACCGAGCGACCGGCGGGCCTCCGGCGACGAGGACAGCGACTCCAACATCACCGTCGACCTGACCCGCGTACGGCAGCGGATCGACCCGGCCGCCGAGTGGCGGCAGATGTTCGACGAGGCCGGCCGCATCATGCGGGACCACTTCTGGCGGCCCGACATGAGCGGCGTGGACTGGCCGGGCGTCCTGGACCGCTACCGCCCGCTCCTCGACCGCGTCGCCACCCACGACGACCTGATCGACCTGCTGTGGGAGGTGCAGGGCGAGCTGGGCACCTCGCACGCCTACGTCGCCTCGCGCGGCGGGTACGGCGGCGGCGCCCGGCAGGGGCTGCTCGGCGCCGACATCTCCCGCCACGAGGAGGGGAGTTGGCGCATCGACCGCATCCTGCCGTCGGAGACCTCCGACCCCGACGCACGGGCACCGCTGGCCGCGCCCGGCGTAGCGGTGCGGGCCGGCGACGCGATCGTGGCCGTGGCCGGGGTGCCGGTGGACCCGGTGACCGGGCCGGGGCCGCTGCTCGTCGGCACGGCGGGCAAGGCGGTCGAGCTGACGATCTCGCCGGCCGGCGGCGGGGACGTACGGCACGCGGTCGTGGTGCCCGTCGCGGACGAGCAGCCGCTGCGCTACCACGCGTGGGTCGCGGACCGGCGGGCGTACGTCCACGAGAAGTCCGGCGGCCGGCTCGGCTACCTCCATGTCCCGGACATGCAGGCGCCGGGCTGGGCCCAGATCCACCGCGACCTGCGGATCGAGGTGGCCCGCGAGGGACTCGTCGTGGACGTCCGGGAGAACGGCGGCGGGCACACCTCCCAGCTCGTCGTGGAGAAGCTGGCCCGGCGGATCGTCGGCTGGGAACTGCCGCGCGGGATGCGGCCGTACAGCTATCCGCAGGACGCGCCCCGGGGGCCGGTGGTGGCGGTGGCGGACGAGTTCTCCGGGTCGGACGGGGACATCGTCAACGCGGCGATCAAGGCGCTCGGCCTCGGACCGGTCGTGGGCACCCGGACCTGGGGCGGGGTGATCGGGATCGACAGCCGGTACCGGCTGGTCGACGGCACGCTGATCACCCAGCCGAAGTACGCCATCTGGCTGGAGGGCTACGGCTGGGACGTCGAGAACCACGGCGTCGACCCGGACGTGGAGGTGTTCCAGCGCCCGCAGGACTGGGCGGCGGGCCGGGACGCCCAACTGGACGAGGCGATCCGCCTGGCGCTGGAAGGGCTCGAGGAACGGCCGGCCAAAACACCGCCGAGTCTGCCCACCTAG
- a CDS encoding histidine triad nucleotide-binding protein, translating to MAGEPQDDCLFCKIVAKHVPATIVRETETTVAFRDINPQAPTHVLVIPKAHYKDAATLAAAEPALAADVLREAQTVADEDKLESYRVVFNTGAGAGQTVFHAHAHVLGGRGLQWPPG from the coding sequence ATGGCAGGGGAGCCGCAGGACGACTGCTTGTTCTGCAAGATCGTCGCGAAGCATGTTCCGGCGACGATCGTGCGGGAGACGGAGACGACCGTCGCGTTCCGGGACATCAACCCCCAGGCGCCCACCCACGTCCTGGTCATCCCCAAGGCGCACTACAAGGACGCCGCCACCCTCGCCGCCGCCGAGCCGGCCCTCGCCGCGGACGTCCTGCGCGAGGCCCAGACCGTCGCCGACGAGGACAAGCTGGAGAGCTACCGCGTCGTCTTCAACACCGGTGCCGGTGCCGGCCAGACCGTGTTCCACGCGCACGCCCACGTGCTCGGCGGCCGTGGCCTGCAGTGGCCCCCCGGCTAG
- a CDS encoding ribonuclease Z, translating into MSVRELVVLGTASQVPTRHRNHNGYLLRWDGEGILFDPGEGTQRQMLRAGVAAHDLNRICVTHFHGDHSLGLAGVIQRINLDKVPHPVTAHYPRSGQRFFDRLRYATAYRETVELTEAPVDTDGVIADTGGYTLHTARLSHPVESYGYRLVEPDGRRMLPERLAAHGIKGPDVGRIQREGVLDGVSLDDVSEFRRGQRFAFVMDTRLCDGVYALADGCDMLVIESTFLDEDGELAAEHGHLTAGQAARVALDSGVRHLVLTHFSQRYTEPDEFERQARDAGFGGELTVAHDLLRVPLPKRR; encoded by the coding sequence GTGTCCGTACGTGAGTTGGTCGTCCTCGGGACGGCGAGCCAGGTCCCGACCCGGCACCGGAACCACAACGGCTATCTGCTGCGGTGGGACGGCGAGGGCATCCTCTTCGATCCCGGCGAGGGCACACAGCGCCAGATGCTGCGGGCCGGCGTCGCGGCCCATGACCTGAACCGGATCTGCGTCACCCACTTCCACGGGGACCACTCGCTGGGCCTCGCCGGGGTCATCCAGCGGATCAACCTCGACAAGGTCCCGCACCCCGTCACCGCCCACTACCCGCGGTCCGGGCAGCGTTTCTTCGACCGGCTGCGGTACGCCACCGCCTACCGCGAGACCGTCGAGCTCACCGAGGCCCCGGTCGACACCGACGGCGTCATCGCCGACACCGGCGGCTACACCCTGCACACCGCCCGGCTGTCGCACCCCGTCGAGTCGTACGGCTATCGCCTCGTCGAGCCCGACGGCCGCCGCATGCTGCCCGAACGGCTCGCCGCGCACGGCATCAAGGGCCCGGACGTGGGCCGGATCCAGCGCGAAGGCGTCCTCGACGGTGTCTCTTTGGACGACGTGAGCGAGTTCCGGCGCGGGCAGCGGTTCGCGTTCGTCATGGACACCCGGCTGTGCGACGGCGTGTACGCCCTCGCCGACGGCTGCGACATGCTCGTCATCGAGTCGACCTTCCTGGACGAGGACGGCGAACTCGCCGCCGAACACGGTCACCTTACCGCCGGTCAGGCGGCCCGGGTCGCGCTCGACAGCGGCGTACGTCACCTCGTGCTCACCCACTTCAGTCAGCGCTACACCGAGCCGGACGAGTTCGAGCGGCAGGCACGGGACGCCGGTTTCGGCGGGGAGCTGACGGTGGCGCACGACCTGCTGAGGGTCCCGCTACCGAAACGTCGGTAA